One part of the Muntiacus reevesi chromosome 20, mMunRee1.1, whole genome shotgun sequence genome encodes these proteins:
- the LOC136151432 gene encoding placental prolactin-related protein 1-like, with protein sequence MQQISTIPPHPTRLRLIPHGQQESSPLDHSTIPMALAPSFRGHQWTYNPVRGSCLLLLLVMSNLLLCQGNTCPTCSPDTPLRSLTDLFIDAAWLSHYFHNLSAIMFKEFDEKYAQGKQYHIKATNSCHTNPLHAPEEREEAQQLNNEDLSKLVLFLLYTWNEPLHHLTKELQSLKEVSQTILTRVTENEEMSEMLQAFIESHFRQIIVPVLKKILETRITWSGLSSLMSSDEDRRHSEFYNLFHCLRRDSREVDIYINILACRMRKRC encoded by the exons ATGCAGCAGATTTccaccatcccaccccatcccacccggCTGAGGCTGATTCCCCACGGCCAACAGGAGTCCTCACCCTTGGATCATTCCACAATCCCCATGGCTCTAGCTCCCAGCTTCCGTGGACACCAGTGGACTTACAACCCTGTCCGAG ggtcctgcctgctcctgctgctggtCATGTCAAATCTGCTCCTGTGCCAAGGAAACACATGCCCGACTTGCAGTCCTGACACCCCCCTGAGATCCCTTACAGACCTGTTTATCGATGCTGCCTGGCTGTCCCACTACTTTCATAACCTGTCCGCAATAATGTTCAAAGAGTTT GATGAAAAATATGCCCAGGGCAAACAGTACCATATCAAGGCCACCAACAGCTGCCACACCAATCCCCTCCATGCtcctgaagaaagagaagaagcccAGCAGTTGAAC AATGAAGACCTTAGTAAACTGGTACTCTTCTTACTGTACACCTGGAATGAACCTTTGCATCATCTCACCAAAGAGCTGCAGAGTTTGAAAGAAGTCTCACAGACGATCCTAACAAGAGTCACAGAGAATGAGGAAATGTCAGAAATGCTTCAAGCATTCATAGAGAGTCACTTCAGACAG ATTATTGTTCCAGTCTTGAAAAAGATACTCGAGACTCGCATAACCTGGTCAGGACTCTCATCCCTGATGTCCAGCGATGAAGATAGGCGTCATTCTGAATTTTATAACCTGTTCCACTGCCTGCGCAGGGATTCACGAGAAGTTGACATTTACATCAATATCCTGGCGTGCCGAATGCGCAAAAGGTGCTAA